The Burkholderia pyrrocinia genomic sequence TGAAAGAAGAGAATCATGGCAAAGGAAAAGTTTGAGCGGACCAAGCCGCACGTGAACGTTGGTACGATTGGTCACGTTGACCACGGCAAGACGACGCTGACGGCAGCGATCACGACGGTTCTGACGAAGAAGTTCGGCGGCGAAGCGAAGGCATACGACCAGATCGACGCGGCACCGGAAGAAAAGGCGCGCGGCATCACGATCAACACGGCACACGTCGAGTACGAAACGGCTAACCGCCACTACGCACACGTCGACTGCCCGGGCCACGCTGACTATGTGAAGAACATGATCACGGGCGCGGCACAGATGGACGGCGCGATCCTGGTTTGCTCGGCAGCAGACGGCCCGATGCCGCAAACGCGTGAGCACATCCTGCTGGCGCGTCAGGTTGGCGTTCCGTACATCATCGTGTTCCTGAACAAGTGCGACATGGTGGACGACGCTGAACTGCTCGAGCTGGTCGAGATGGAAGTTCGCGAACTCCTGTCGAAGTACGACTTCCCGGGCGACGACACGCCGATCGTGAAGGGTTCGGCGAAGCTGGCGCTGGAAGGCGACACGGGCGAGCTGGGCGAAGTGGCGATCATGAGCACGGCCGACGCGCTGGACACGTACATCCCGACGCCGGAGCGTGCAGTTGACGGCGCGTTCCTGATGCCGGTGGAAGACGTGTTCTCGATCTCGGGCCGTGGTACGGTGGTGACGGGTCGTGTCGAGCGCGGCATCGTGAAGGTCGGCGAAGAAATCGAAATCGTCGGTATCAAGCCGACGGTGAAGACGACCTGCACGGGCGTTGAAATGTTCCGCAAGCTGCTGGACCAAGGTCAGGCAGGCGACAACGTTGGTATCCTGCTGCGCGGCACGAAGCGTGAAGACGTGGAGCGTGGCCAGGTTCTGGCGAAGCCGGGTTCGATCACGCCGCACACGCACTTCACGGCTGAAGTGTACGTGCTGAGCAAGGACGAAGGCGGCCGTCACACGCCGTTCTTCAACAACTACCGTCCGCAGTTCTACTTCCGTACGACGGACGTGACGGGCTCGATCGAGCTGCCGAAGGACAAGGAAATGGTGATGCCGGGCGACAACGTGTCGATCACGGTGAAGCTGATCGCTCCGATCGCGATGGAAGAAGGTCTGCGCTTCGCAATCCGCGAAGGCGGCCGTACCGTCGGCGCCGGCGTCGTCGCCAAGATCATCGAGTAATATCGACGATCCGCGGATCCCGACGGGGTCCGCGATTCCACGGTATGCGGTTGTACCGTCGAAACCGGGTGTCCAGCTTGCGCTGGCACCCGGTTTTGTTTTTCCGGTGCTTCGTTGCATGGGCCGAGAAACCCGCACCACCGCTCCAGAATTTCGTGTAGAATCGCGGGCTTAGCAG encodes the following:
- the tuf gene encoding elongation factor Tu — its product is MAKEKFERTKPHVNVGTIGHVDHGKTTLTAAITTVLTKKFGGEAKAYDQIDAAPEEKARGITINTAHVEYETANRHYAHVDCPGHADYVKNMITGAAQMDGAILVCSAADGPMPQTREHILLARQVGVPYIIVFLNKCDMVDDAELLELVEMEVRELLSKYDFPGDDTPIVKGSAKLALEGDTGELGEVAIMSTADALDTYIPTPERAVDGAFLMPVEDVFSISGRGTVVTGRVERGIVKVGEEIEIVGIKPTVKTTCTGVEMFRKLLDQGQAGDNVGILLRGTKREDVERGQVLAKPGSITPHTHFTAEVYVLSKDEGGRHTPFFNNYRPQFYFRTTDVTGSIELPKDKEMVMPGDNVSITVKLIAPIAMEEGLRFAIREGGRTVGAGVVAKIIE